The genomic interval CTTTGTAACCGTGTTTCTTTTTTGGTATGGCTTTAATTTTTTGATGACAATACAAGCCATAAGTTAAACAAAAGCCATAGGCAATGCTTACCAGACCGATCAATTTTTTGAGTTTGTCTGTAAGCTTCAAGTGAGTAGACTCCAAATCAAAGCCTCTTCCTTTCATATTCTGAAATAAGGTTTCAATGGTCCATCTTTTTCTATAGAGTTGTCCAAGCAGACCTACCTTAACTGTACCTAATAAAAACAGAATGTCTCCACTTCTGAGTTTCTTTATATATACATTAGCCCAGACACCATCTACCAGACAATCGGCTAAAGACAATTCGCTAGCTTTAGTAAGCAACTCTTCTACCCGGTGCTGTCTGCCATCCAGGCGTGTGATCAGATGATGTTTGGGCACACAGATGCAGAATAGAATACCATGGCTCTTCAAGTAAGAAAGCCAGTTGTGGCCAATAAATTCTCTGTCAGCCACTACCATACCGATGCGTTCTTTGCCTACTAAAGCAATGCATTGACTAAGGAAGGCTTTCCTATCATCTGTAGCCGAATTACCACTTTCATTCTCCAATAACTGCCAATACAGCGGCACATGCAGCACTCCACTTGTGGCAACTACCATCAATATATTGACTTGGCACTGACCAAAATCCCATTCCGTTCGATCTATACACAAGCTAATCTTTCCTTGAGGCAGAAAGCATAACAGCAAGCAGGCTAAGGCTTGATAATCCAAGTCTACTTCCCGAAAGAAATCCTGTATCCTTACCTGATTACAACTTATTTTGGCTTCATCATTGAGATAATGAGCCAGATGAGAAAACTGTACCTTTCTGCTCTGAATCAAAGCCAGCACAAAGCTGGTAATAAATTTCTTGCGGGCTAAGTTTTTAACGATTGCTACTTTGTCCAAAACTTGTTTAACTTCGTTGGTGAAGTATTGCTTCATAGGGAATGTGTTTTTTGTAGTTTGGTCACCACAAAATTCCACTTCCCTTTTTTATTTTCATAATAGTAGCTTTTTAGTTGGGTAGAGTATGCATTATTACTACATTTTAATAAAAGTTTTAGTAGTAATATGTTTATTATCGGCAATCTGCACATAATAGGTACCTTGCGCCAGGTGGCTTACCATCAGTTCAGTTTTGCTGCCATTATTACCAGAAATCGTTTTTTCTGCTACTTTTATCCCTACTGCATTAAATATTGAAATGATTACTTCCTGGGAAGGAGTGGCTGCCTGATATTCTACAAATACTTTCTCTGTGGCAGGATTGGGATATACCTGGATATGCATCCGAACTTCCGGTTCATTTTCTGCAGTTAGTGACACCTGCACGGATGTATTATTGCAACTATTAATAGTCACTTGTACAGCGTAAATGCCAGTTTCTTTCACTTCATATTGCTGGCTGGTAGCCCCTTCTATGATTTCACCATTTTTTATCCACTGGTTTCCGGCTTTGCTGCTGGAGGTGAGAACAAAAGAACCAGTTTCAGAACCTTGTTGGGTAATTGTAGGCTTGGCTGGTTTTACACAGAATTTTTGCTCCTGCGATGCTACCGGAAGAAAGCTATCATTTCCGGTTTGGAAAGCTTGTATAGTTACCTCTCCGGCGCCCGTCAGCATCAGGCTGTTTCCGGATATAACAGCCGGGCCAGAAACCACCTTGAAAGTAACAGGTAAGGCAGAAGATGCCTTTGCTGACAGTTTGATGGGTTCATCACCAAAAGTAGGTTCTGTTATGGAAGTAAATACAATGGATTGTTCGGCTTTAGGAGCCGACTTTACCAGGATAGTTTGCTCCACAGCAGCAGTTTCAAATACAGCATTGCCCCTTTGGGAAGCTTGTACCATTACTTGTCCGGCACCTGTAAAAGAAAGCACATTCCCCTGAAGTTTTGCCGGACCTGATACAATGCTTAATTCAACCGGCAAGCCAGATGTTGCAGAAGCCTGCAAAGTAATCGTATTTTTTTCAGATACCGTTCCGGATACAGCTGCGAAACTGATTGCCTGAC from Rhodocytophaga rosea carries:
- a CDS encoding transposase, producing the protein MKQYFTNEVKQVLDKVAIVKNLARKKFITSFVLALIQSRKVQFSHLAHYLNDEAKISCNQVRIQDFFREVDLDYQALACLLLCFLPQGKISLCIDRTEWDFGQCQVNILMVVATSGVLHVPLYWQLLENESGNSATDDRKAFLSQCIALVGKERIGMVVADREFIGHNWLSYLKSHGILFCICVPKHHLITRLDGRQHRVEELLTKASELSLADCLVDGVWANVYIKKLRSGDILFLLGTVKVGLLGQLYRKRWTIETLFQNMKGRGFDLESTHLKLTDKLKKLIGLVSIAYGFCLTYGLYCHQKIKAIPKKKHGYKANSFFRYGLDCIGYAIRVEWNKDLIAFQTLMRLLSRTLRQVFQSSVLAI